Proteins from a genomic interval of Alteromonas macleodii ATCC 27126:
- a CDS encoding FapA family protein: MNGVTISFDKSRTYINLQLNPSDFTSEVDSREIRKQLESGETKRLYVSEKALKSACDTANHYFKTGDSTVVQERIGERKNAEIEFRIPEDGMQANLVLTTPYGGKLPSLSTVKSLAVKNRIIRGLSTKTIESMLTQARQSPPGIVLEQIVAKGLPARNGKNSKFIPLVPNALERVLKPQTGDGERVDMRNLGEVICVKVNTPVLRRTEPTQGRSGFDIKGNKIPAVAGEWVNFKMGSGTVVSDNDANLLMSAISGMPKYRDQIMNIDDTFICSGVNVGSGHVNYEGAVLVNGDVTEKMQIKAAGDVTINGFVESAYIESGGDIIITEGAMGKVNDTQGEFQCQLVAAGSIHVQHGQGIDIQCSGNITVGRQLAYSRLRCGGAVIVGQIDKPMGNLFACDIISQDRVEAGTLGAVSGSTLKVDFSPGFNQLLERKDSLDELLKQIRENNLKHKEKINLIQGKKVPKELQRKVAEALELFNNESALLEWLENKANDVKAAKENYQSDIKLIANKRLYPGVSAKLNNRNWRSEREYDRAQIRYDSHQWHYDPLI, from the coding sequence ATGAATGGCGTAACAATAAGCTTCGACAAATCAAGAACCTACATTAACTTACAGTTAAATCCTTCTGATTTCACGTCAGAAGTTGATAGTAGGGAAATAAGAAAGCAACTAGAGAGCGGTGAAACTAAGCGGCTGTATGTTTCTGAAAAAGCGTTAAAGTCGGCCTGTGATACAGCTAATCATTATTTTAAGACGGGTGATAGCACTGTCGTTCAGGAACGCATTGGCGAACGCAAAAATGCTGAAATTGAATTTCGCATTCCCGAGGATGGGATGCAGGCGAACCTTGTGCTGACCACACCCTATGGCGGTAAACTTCCCTCATTAAGTACCGTTAAATCTCTAGCAGTAAAAAACAGAATCATTCGTGGCTTAAGCACCAAAACCATTGAATCTATGCTTACCCAAGCAAGGCAGTCTCCTCCAGGCATAGTGCTAGAACAAATTGTCGCGAAAGGCCTACCAGCTAGAAATGGCAAAAACTCAAAGTTTATTCCTCTAGTGCCAAACGCACTTGAAAGGGTGTTAAAACCCCAGACGGGTGATGGCGAGCGCGTGGACATGCGTAATTTAGGCGAAGTTATTTGCGTTAAAGTGAACACGCCTGTTCTGAGAAGAACCGAGCCAACTCAGGGCCGTTCTGGCTTCGATATCAAAGGAAATAAAATTCCAGCCGTTGCGGGCGAATGGGTCAACTTTAAAATGGGCAGCGGCACCGTGGTGTCCGACAACGACGCCAATTTATTAATGTCTGCAATTTCTGGTATGCCGAAATACCGAGACCAGATAATGAACATCGACGACACCTTCATTTGTAGCGGCGTGAACGTTGGCTCTGGGCACGTGAATTACGAAGGTGCAGTATTGGTAAACGGCGATGTTACAGAGAAAATGCAAATCAAGGCCGCTGGTGATGTAACCATTAACGGCTTTGTGGAGTCGGCGTATATCGAGTCTGGCGGCGACATCATCATTACCGAAGGCGCGATGGGTAAAGTTAACGATACCCAAGGTGAATTCCAATGCCAACTAGTCGCAGCCGGCAGTATCCACGTTCAACACGGTCAAGGCATTGATATTCAATGTAGCGGTAATATTACCGTTGGTCGTCAGTTGGCGTATAGCCGCCTGCGTTGCGGCGGCGCAGTCATAGTTGGACAAATTGATAAGCCCATGGGAAACCTATTTGCTTGTGACATTATCAGCCAAGATCGCGTTGAAGCTGGCACCTTAGGCGCTGTATCTGGCAGTACATTGAAAGTTGATTTTAGCCCGGGCTTTAACCAACTGTTAGAGCGCAAAGACTCTTTAGATGAATTGTTGAAGCAAATTCGCGAAAACAATCTTAAACACAAAGAAAAGATTAACCTTATTCAAGGTAAGAAAGTGCCTAAAGAGCTTCAACGTAAAGTAGCTGAAGCGTTAGAGCTTTTTAACAATGAGAGCGCATTGCTGGAGTGGCTTGAAAACAAAGCCAACGACGTCAAAGCAGCAAAAGAAAACTACCAGTCAGATATAAAACTTATCGCAAACAAACGTCTTTATCCCGGAGTATCGGCGAAGCTTAATAACCGTAACTGGCGTTCTGAGCGAGAATACGACAGGGCGCAAATTCGTTACGATTCGCACCAATGGCACTACGACCCTTTAATTTGA